GTTATGGCAACCGAACGCACCTACGCGATGGTCAAGCCCGACGGCGTCAAGCGCGGCCTCGTCGGCGAAGTGGTCGGCAGGCTCGAGAACAAGGGCTTTAAGATCGTCGCCATGAAGCTCATGCACATCCCCCGCGAGACCGCCGAGAGGCACTACGGCGAGCACCGGGGCAAGCCCTTTTTCGAGGGTCTGGTCTCCTTTATCACCAGCGGCCCGGTGGTGGCGATGGTCGTCGAGGGCGAGAACGCCATCCTCGAGTGGCGCAAGATGATGGGCGCGACCAACCCCAAGGACGCCCTGCCCGGCACCATCCGCGGCGACTTCGCCAGCACCATCGACGAAAACGTGGCCCACGGCTCGGACGCGCCCGAGACCGCCGAGCGCGAGATCGGCATCTTCTTCAGGCCGGAGGAGCTGCTCTAGCGGTTGCCAAGCACGGCGCTCACCTCGCGCCGTTGCGGATGAGGTTTTTGGCGATGACGAGTTGCTGGATCTGTGAGGTGCCCTCATAGAGCCTGAGCAGGCGCACGTCGCGGTAGAAGTGTTCGACCGGATAGTCGGCGATGTAACCCGCGCCACCGTGGATCTGTACGGCCCGGTCGGCCACGCGTCCCAGCATCTCCGTGCAGTGGAGCTTGCAGCAGGCGGCTTCCATGGCGATGGCTTTGCCCTCGTCGAAAAGGTGGGCGGTCGCTTCGACCATGCACTTTCCGGCGTAGGACTCGGTCTGGCTGTCGGCCAGCATGGCCTGGATAAGCTGGAAGTTGGCGATTTCGGTACCGAACTGTTTGCGGGTGGTGGCGTAGTTCAGGCTCTCGTCGATGAGGCGCTTGGCGGTCCCTACCGAAGTGGCGGCGATGTTTAGCCGGCCCCGGTCGAGGACCTTCATGGCGGTTTTGAAGCCCTGCCCTTCTTTGCCGCCAATCAGGTTGTGGGCGGGAACGCGGGCGTTCTCGAAGATGACGTCACAGGTCTTGGTGCCGCGCTGGCCCATCTTTTTGTCCGGCGCGCCGAGCGTGATGCCGGGGATGCCTGCCTCCACGATAAAGGCGGACACACCGCCGGCGCCGTCCTCGGGCCTGCCGGTGCGCGCCATGACGGTGAAGACGTCGGCGCGGGGCGCGTTGGTAATGTAGCGCTTGGTGCCGTTTAGAAGGTAGTCGTCGCCGTCACGAGTAGCCCTGGTCTGGATGTTGGCCGCGTCCGAGCCGTAATCGGGTTCGGTCAGGGCAAAGGAGCCGATGAGTT
The sequence above is drawn from the Deinococcota bacterium genome and encodes:
- the ndk gene encoding nucleoside-diphosphate kinase, with product MATERTYAMVKPDGVKRGLVGEVVGRLENKGFKIVAMKLMHIPRETAERHYGEHRGKPFFEGLVSFITSGPVVAMVVEGENAILEWRKMMGATNPKDALPGTIRGDFASTIDENVAHGSDAPETAEREIGIFFRPEELL
- a CDS encoding acyl-CoA dehydrogenase family protein translates to MSLAPDTLQQLILTLRRFVRDKLVPLEATVEESDDVPERTVEAMRELGLFGLSIPETYGGLGLSMLEETLVMQEVGYTSSAFRGVFATNVGIGSQGILIDGTEEQKQHYLPRLASGELIGSFALTEPDYGSDAANIQTRATRDGDDYLLNGTKRYITNAPRADVFTVMARTGRPEDGAGGVSAFIVEAGIPGITLGAPDKKMGQRGTKTCDVIFENARVPAHNLIGGKEGQGFKTAMKVLDRGRLNIAATSVGTAKRLIDESLNYATTRKQFGTEIANFQLIQAMLADSQTESYAGKCMVEATAHLFDEGKAIAMEAACCKLHCTEMLGRVADRAVQIHGGAGYIADYPVEHFYRDVRLLRLYEGTSQIQQLVIAKNLIRNGAR